The proteins below come from a single Fastidiosipila sanguinis genomic window:
- the hflX gene encoding GTPase HflX, translated as MLIYTPDRDEFISEELENYDVQEDMHVDAQDYALEDDLFDEDVYYPQDSSTRMDFVDEDFNLESMFTQEDNYDSVGLTGQESGRSQRGEAEIAYLVGLNLGQGPESIDKTERSLLELKELAETCGAMVLGADYQNRNNVSASTYLGKGKIIEIAEYAKAMGCDTLIFDDPLSGSQIRNIQELSKMRVLDRTLVILDIFARRASTKEGKLQVELAQYSYRLGRVSLINEEMSRLGGGIGTRGPGETQLERDRRHIRNRINNLRRELKKVSTRREKEREKRDEQGQTIVAMVGYTNAGKSTLINKLTDSDLYAMDQVFATLDSAFRDLRLPDGSHVILADTVGFIRKLPHELVEAFKSTLTEVSNSDLILQVLDVSDPEAKEQLQIVEDELNRLEAADKPRILLLNKADIATPQNIEAFSHIKESDRFRVVPTSAVTGEGLDKVLQTVAEFLAYRQKSYRLELPYEESSLYAYIKDNGNLLSENFGEKMELEFTLDKRLSGPVENYLRKTYPERYVEEEF; from the coding sequence TTGTTGATATACACACCAGATAGAGATGAATTTATATCCGAAGAATTAGAGAACTATGATGTGCAAGAAGATATGCATGTAGATGCACAAGATTATGCACTAGAAGACGACCTTTTTGATGAAGATGTTTATTATCCTCAAGATAGTTCTACTAGAATGGATTTTGTTGATGAAGACTTTAACCTAGAGTCCATGTTTACCCAAGAAGATAATTATGATTCAGTCGGGTTGACAGGACAGGAGTCTGGTCGTAGCCAGAGAGGTGAAGCTGAGATTGCTTACCTTGTAGGTTTGAATTTGGGCCAAGGTCCGGAGTCTATAGATAAAACAGAAAGATCATTGCTAGAGCTTAAAGAACTAGCGGAAACTTGTGGAGCTATGGTTCTAGGTGCAGATTATCAGAATAGAAATAATGTAAGTGCATCAACATATCTTGGTAAGGGTAAAATTATTGAGATAGCAGAATATGCAAAAGCGATGGGGTGCGATACCTTGATCTTTGATGATCCATTGAGTGGTAGTCAGATTAGAAATATCCAAGAATTATCTAAGATGCGAGTCCTTGATAGAACTTTGGTCATTCTTGATATATTTGCTCGTAGAGCTAGTACCAAAGAAGGTAAATTACAAGTCGAACTTGCTCAATATAGTTATAGATTGGGCCGAGTTAGCCTGATCAACGAGGAGATGAGTAGACTTGGTGGTGGTATTGGTACTAGGGGTCCAGGTGAGACTCAGCTAGAGAGGGATAGACGTCACATTAGGAATAGAATTAATAATCTTAGACGTGAACTCAAGAAAGTTTCAACTCGCCGTGAGAAGGAAAGAGAAAAGCGTGACGAGCAAGGCCAAACTATAGTAGCTATGGTTGGTTACACTAACGCAGGTAAATCAACTTTAATTAATAAACTTACAGACTCTGATTTGTATGCAATGGACCAGGTTTTCGCAACACTAGACTCAGCTTTTAGAGATTTACGTTTACCTGATGGTAGCCATGTTATTTTGGCAGATACTGTTGGTTTTATCCGTAAATTACCGCATGAGTTAGTTGAAGCTTTTAAATCAACTCTGACAGAAGTGAGTAATAGTGACTTAATACTACAGGTGTTAGATGTTTCAGACCCTGAGGCGAAAGAACAATTGCAGATAGTAGAAGATGAGCTAAATAGATTGGAAGCAGCAGATAAGCCACGTATTCTCTTACTGAATAAAGCGGATATCGCTACTCCTCAAAATATTGAAGCTTTTAGCCACATAAAAGAGAGTGATAGATTTAGAGTTGTGCCAACTTCAGCAGTCACAGGAGAAGGCTTGGATAAAGTTTTACAAACTGTTGCAGAATTCCTAGCTTACAGACAGAAATCTTATAGATTAGAGCTACCATATGAAGAAAGTTCATTGTATGCTTATATCAAAGACAACGGTAACCTCTTATCCGAAAACTTTGGAGAAAAAATGGAACTAGAGTTTACTCTGGATAAGCGTTTGAGTGGTCCGGTAGAAAACTACTTAAGGAAAACTTACCCAGAACGCTATGTTGAAGAAGAGTTTTAG
- a CDS encoding exo-beta-N-acetylmuramidase NamZ family protein yields MEVKKKISNGVDRLIEFKDEYLMDRVGLLTTGASMDRHLNSTLAVINNHMDLTSLFGAEFGVLGEKTSGERYESYKDIWTGLTVFSLYRYGSFHFTHEMLASFDTLFVDLPLTGLRYDSYIETLHRLLRQLGNTDKKVVILDRPNPLGGELVQGPVIEGNYMNDDEFPLPIRYGMTIGELAVMMNTVNNLHCNLQVIELRNWERKDTFDDTDALWNMPRLEYPNLDGLILASGLHLLEGTNVSFGEGTSLPFQVIAAPFLDAVQLAANLNKVLISGIRFTPIYFTPTKGMYQGTKVQGVRIHVTQRKKIKPIDMAIAIIAELKRIVDKDLLFVPADNDQYLKIDKMFGNSKLSRQHANSQELIRETKREADAFKEKSKEFYLYE; encoded by the coding sequence ATGGAAGTCAAAAAGAAGATTAGTAATGGCGTAGATCGTTTGATAGAATTTAAAGATGAATATTTAATGGATAGAGTCGGTCTTTTAACTACCGGAGCTTCAATGGATAGACATCTTAATTCTACTTTGGCAGTGATTAACAACCATATGGATTTGACAAGTCTTTTTGGAGCTGAATTTGGTGTGCTGGGCGAGAAAACTTCAGGTGAAAGGTATGAGAGTTATAAGGATATTTGGACAGGCTTAACAGTATTTTCGCTGTATAGATATGGATCTTTCCATTTTACTCATGAGATGTTGGCCTCGTTTGATACCCTATTCGTTGACCTCCCTTTGACAGGCTTAAGATATGATTCATATATAGAGACTCTGCATAGATTATTACGACAACTTGGAAATACAGATAAGAAGGTAGTTATTCTCGATAGACCAAATCCTCTTGGAGGTGAGCTCGTACAAGGGCCAGTTATAGAGGGTAATTACATGAATGATGATGAGTTTCCGTTGCCAATTAGATATGGCATGACCATAGGTGAGTTGGCTGTCATGATGAATACAGTCAATAATCTGCATTGTAATTTACAAGTTATTGAATTGAGAAACTGGGAACGTAAGGATACATTCGATGATACCGATGCATTGTGGAACATGCCTAGACTAGAGTATCCAAATCTAGACGGATTGATTTTGGCTAGTGGTTTACACTTGCTTGAAGGAACTAATGTATCTTTTGGTGAAGGTACGAGTTTACCTTTCCAAGTAATTGCAGCGCCTTTCTTGGATGCAGTTCAATTGGCAGCAAACTTGAATAAAGTACTTATTAGCGGCATTAGATTTACCCCAATTTACTTCACTCCAACTAAAGGAATGTACCAGGGAACAAAAGTTCAAGGGGTAAGAATTCATGTTACTCAGAGAAAGAAAATTAAACCTATTGATATGGCCATTGCTATTATTGCTGAACTTAAGCGCATAGTAGACAAAGATCTGCTGTTTGTGCCTGCAGATAATGACCAGTACTTAAAGATAGACAAAATGTTTGGTAATAGTAAGTTGAGTAGGCAACATGCTAATTCTCAAGAGTTAATTAGAGAGACAAAACGTGAAGCCGACGCTTTCAAAGAGAAATCTAAGGAGTTTTACTTATATGAATAA
- the pth gene encoding aminoacyl-tRNA hydrolase encodes MFFKKKGNTENNQDAILVVGLGNIGKEYEKTRHNAGFIFVEELALRHKGNWKKSKFSADICDINIAGKKIILAKPTTLMNLSGIAVQKLLKFYKIPLENLFIAYDDIDINIGKIRVRESGSAGTHNGMKSIIKEIGSKDFPRIRLGIGPKPEYGDMVSFVLGKFTAGEMKALDIAVNNAIELIELTVEKNLQLAMNEVLGNKHA; translated from the coding sequence ATGTTTTTTAAGAAAAAAGGTAATACAGAAAATAATCAAGATGCTATTTTAGTTGTAGGCTTAGGGAATATAGGTAAAGAATACGAGAAAACCAGACATAATGCTGGATTTATATTTGTTGAAGAGCTAGCCTTACGACATAAAGGTAATTGGAAAAAGTCTAAATTTTCAGCAGATATTTGTGACATCAATATTGCCGGTAAGAAAATTATTTTAGCTAAGCCGACTACACTAATGAATTTATCTGGTATTGCTGTGCAGAAACTCCTTAAATTTTACAAAATACCATTGGAAAATCTTTTTATAGCTTATGATGATATTGATATAAATATTGGGAAAATTAGAGTCAGAGAATCTGGCAGTGCTGGGACTCACAACGGTATGAAATCTATAATTAAGGAAATTGGTAGCAAAGATTTCCCTAGGATTCGCTTAGGAATTGGACCTAAACCTGAATATGGAGATATGGTAAGTTTCGTCTTGGGTAAGTTTACTGCAGGTGAGATGAAGGCACTAGATATTGCAGTTAATAATGCTATTGAATTAATAGAATTAACTGTGGAGAAGAATTTGCAGTTGGCAATGAATGAGGTATTAGGAAATAAACATGCTTAA